The following proteins come from a genomic window of Rutidosis leptorrhynchoides isolate AG116_Rl617_1_P2 chromosome 10, CSIRO_AGI_Rlap_v1, whole genome shotgun sequence:
- the LOC139870178 gene encoding uncharacterized protein — protein sequence MFFGGDLNGHIGASTEGYAGAHGGFGYGVRNEEGCSILDFAIAHDLVIANSFFRKTEAHLATFYSGGRSTQINYLLLRKEIQRRTNMSVRAILPRILWKNLSGDKAESFRAKVVERVDEMYNASRESWWISEEVQAKVTVKHVRFRELITLRDGPLVDRTRAEERYKEAKREAKKAVARAKDKAYEELYKRLDSKEGANDIFKIAKARERRRRDMDNIKFIKDEAGKSIVKEDGIRKRWEEYFSPLFIAGRSERNDERDDTSIEEYQNNCPYSMIKENEVREALRRWEEINA from the exons ATGTTTTTTGG GGGCGATCTCAATGGTCACATAGGAGCCAGTACGGAGGGTTATGCGGGTGCCCACGGGGGTTTTGGGTATGGAGTAAGGAATGAAGAAGGTTGCTCTATCCTCGATTTCGCTATCGCCCATGATTTAGTTATTGCAAACTCTTTCTTTAGAAAGACGGAGGCCCATTTAGCTACTTTTTATAGCGGGGGGCGTAGTACTCAGATTAATTATCTGCTGCTTCGTAAAG AAATTCAGAGACGAACCAACATGAGTGTGAGAGCAATTTTACCAAGAATCCTATGGAAGAACTTGAGCGGAGATAAGGCAGAATCTTTTAGAGCGAAGGTGGTCGAAAGAGTAGATGAAATGTATAAT GCAAGTAGGGAATCTTGGTGGATTAGTGAGGAGGTCCAAGCCAAAGTCACGGTTAAACATGTAAGGTTCAGGGAGCTCATCACCCTTCGAGACGGTCCACTTGTTGACAGAACGAGGGCAGAAGAAAGATATAAAGAGGCaaaaagagaagctaagaaggcaGTTGCGCGTGCGAAAGATAAGGCGTACGAAGAGTTGTACAAGAGACTAGACTCTAAAGAGGGAGCAAATGATATCTTCAAGATAGCTAAGGCAAGGGAGCGTAGAAGAAGGGACATGGATAATATTAAATTTATCAAAGATGAAGCTGGTAAAAGCATCGTAAAGGAAGATGGaattaggaaaagatgggaggAGTATTTCTCGCCTCTTTTCATTGCGGGTAGATCTGAGCGCAACGATGAGCGTGATGACACATCAATAGAAGAGTATCAAAACAACTGTCCCTACTCGATGATTAAAGAGAATGAAGTTAGAGAGGCTCTAAGAAGATGGGAAGAAATAAATGCGTAG
- the LOC139873354 gene encoding uncharacterized protein has protein sequence MDLALGPRSPDPVELPEQSPSLALGPRSPDPIELPKQSQPQPQALGPRSPDPIELPEQSQPQPQPQALGPRLPDPIELPEQSQPQPLALGPKSPDPIELPEQPQPPQQQQQHQQRPSRYESQKKRDWNTFLQYLCDHKPPLSLSTCNGVHVIEFLKYLDRFGQTKVHISTCPYFGYPNQPVSCSCLLKQAWGSLDAVIGRLRAAYEENGGNPESNPFGVRVVKIYLRQVKEYQAKARGVSYRKKKKRIGGGDRTTVVKVAGDGGGGGGGGADSSNVPTTSAV, from the coding sequence ATGGATTTGGCACTGGGACCCAGGTCACCTGACCCAGTAGAACTACCAGAACAATCACCATCACTAGCATTGGGACCCAGGTCACCCGACCCAATAGAACTACccaaacaatcacaaccacaaccacaagcattgGGACCCAGATCACCCGACCCAATAGAACTACccgaacaatcacaaccacaaccacaaccacaagcattgGGACCCAGGTTACCCGACCCAATAGAACTACccgaacaatcacaaccacaaccactagcattgGGACCCAAGTCACCCGACCCAATAGAACTACCCGAACAaccacaaccaccacaacaacaacaacaacatcaacaacgaCCGAGCCGATACGAGTCACAAAAAAAACGTGACTGGAACACGTTCTTACAATACTTATGTGACCATAAACCACCCTTAAGTTTAAGTACATGTAATGGAGTTCACGTGATCGAGTTCTTAAAGTACCTTGATCGATTTGGTCAAACAAAAGTGCACATTTCTACTTGTCCGTATTTTGGGTACCCAAATCAACCGGTTTCATGTAGTTGTCTACTAAAACAAGCTTGGGGCAGTCTGGATGCGGTAATTGGTCGACTTCGAGCCGCTTACGAGGAAAATGGAGGGAACCCGGAGTCGAACCCGTTTGGAGTTCGGGTCGTGAAGATTTATTTGAGACAAGTCAAAGAATATCAAGCAAAAGCTCGAGGTGTTTCGTACCGAAAAAAGAAGAAACGAATTGGTGGGGGTGATAGGACGACCGTTGTTAAAGTGGCGGGTgatggcggtggtggtggtggtggtggtgcagATTCAAGTAATGTTCCGACTACTTCTGCAGTTTAA